TAAAGGTTCAACAGATATTAGATAAATTTTAAAAACATAAAAAAGCCCTATTAATCTAGAGAAAAGGGAAGCTGAAATTCAGGATGATCTTTTTTAAATTCTTTAAGGCCTTGATTTCTTAAAAGACAGGAAGGACACTTTTTACAACCGGCCCATTTAACGCCTTCATAGCAGGTGATGGTGTTTTGAAGAAGGTAATCTAAAAGCCCCATTTGATGAGCTACTTCCAACGTTTCTTTTTTAGTCAAAAATACAAGAGGGGTTTTTATCTCAAAAGAATCATCATCAAAATCCATTCGAAGGATCTTCTCTAATAAATCCACATATTCTCTTGTACAATCCCTATAGCCATTGGCTTTGCCATCAAGTTCAATAACTCCCGTATACACTTCCTTTGCCCCGAGAAAATGGGCATGAATGGACGCAAGCCTTATCATGAGGCCATTTCTGCCGACAACGAGTGTGTTCGCCTCTTTTCCTTTATCGTGTTGAATGGCTTGAGACTTTCCAATAAGCGCACTCTCTGTGATTTCTTGGAGACAATCTATGGGAAGCTCTATATGATCGACCTTCCAATCTTTAGAAATGAGAGCTGCTTGGTTGACTTCCTCTGTGTGTCTTTGATTATAAAAAAAAGAAAGGCTAAGAACATTCTCACGCCCATGCTTTTCTATCGCTAAAGCGAGGCAAATAGAGGAGTCCATACCGCCTGAATGGATGACAACAGCCTTTTTTTTCATTTTAGGAGCCATTAAAGAGCCTCTCCAACTTCTTTTTGATGGAGCATATTCCACATCAATCTAAAATTTTGACAGCTGACAAGAAGCTCATCTTTTGTCCCTTCAGCCACTTTCACGCCTTTTTCCATGTAGATAATTTTATCCGCATCTTGGATAGTTGAGAGCCTATGAGCGACAATAATTTGTGTCACTTTACCTTTTAATGTTGAAAGTGCTTTTTTAATTTTATGTTCACTTAAGGCATCAAGAGAAGAAGTGGCTTCATCAAGAACTAGGAAAGGGGCCGGTTTAATAAGGGCTCTTGCAATGGTTAAGCGTTGCTGCTGGCCGCCGGATAGATTTTTTCCGGCTTCTAAAAGCTCTGTCGCATACCCTTTTGGAAGGGATTCTATAAATTCATGCGCTTCCGCTTCCTGAGCCGCAAATTTAATCGCTGATTCTGAAAAAGATCTGCCGAAGGCAATGTTTTTTGCGACCGTATCCACAAATATAAAAGGCTTTTGAGGGACTACCGCTACATTTTCCCTAATGCTTTTTCTTGAATAGCCTTTTATGCTGACGCCATCAATTCGAATATCGCCTTTTTCCGGATCATAGAGCCTTGATAATAATCCAAGAGCCGTAGATTTTCCGCATCCTGTCGGACCCACTATGGCAACCGTTTCCCCTTTTTTAACAGAAAAATTAAGTCCTTTTAAAACCCACTCTTCATTAAATCGAAACCAAACGTTTTCAAAGGAAAGAGTGTCTTTAAACTCTTTAAATTCATGAGTTTCTTCTTTTTTTTCTTCTTCAGGTGCTAGACTAAGAACCTCTTGTAATCTATCGGACGCTGCAATTCCTCTTTGAATATGGTTGTTTTCTTCTGCAAATTTCTTAATAGGCTCATAAAAAAGATAAAGGAAACCGCAGTAAATCAAAATTTCCGAGACATTCATCTGATAGACATAAAGACCCATAATAATTGTCGAGGAAAGAAAGAGCATTCCAATCGTATGGACAACAGGCCTTGATAAGAGATCGTACTTAGCGCTTTTTCGCTCAAGCCTTGCCAGTTCATTATTTTGCGCGGCATACTTGGCTTTCGAAAAGTCTTCCATGGTAAAACTTTTGATTGTCTGAATGCCGCTTATAAAATCAATGAGGGTGGAAGCAAAAAGTTCTTGTTCTTTTAGGATTTGCTTTGAGATTTTTTTTACTCTCTTAGCTAAAAAGTAAATCGGAAAAACAATCAAAGGCAGGCCTAGGAAAATAAAAAGGGAGAGTTTCCAAGAGGTTAAAAAACAGAGAATAAGCGTTGTTACAATCGTAAAAGGGGTCTGAAAAAAATTCATAAGACAAGCGTTGATCGCTTCTGAAATAATGTAGGAATCTGAAACCACACGATTAGATAGGCTGCCAAGGTTATATTTTTGATAGAAGCTCATGGGCATTACTTGGATATGATCGAAGTAAGATTTTCGTAAATCCTGACTGATCGATATCGCGATCAATTTAGTGGTATAACGATGCGCGAAGATCATTAGAGCTTTAAATATGGCGCTAAGAGCGATTAAAACCGCTAGAAAAATAAGGTTATTGCCAAGATCAAATTTTTTCTCGAGTTTAAAGAATATTTTCTCTAGAAAATCTTTATTTTTTTTGGAAGCCAGGAACTCACTTGCGGATTCTTTCGTAATGACGCCTTTCCCATCCTTATCGATGAGGGTCCAATTCTTAAGAACCTCTTCTTTTGAAACCCTATCTAGAGATCCTCTTTCTTGGGATGAAAATAGCTCAAAAAAACTGGGTCCTTTTCTTGCAATAAAACCGATTGTGACAATTTCTACTTGCGAAGCCACTGTCAGAAGGCACATAAAAATAAGAGAAAAGGCACAAAGCATCCGATGCTTTTTCTTGCCAAACGCGACACGCAATAAATTAATCATGATTTTTTATGACTTGTAATGACGTTCTAATTCTTCTTTGGTAATTTTTGAGTGCGATGTATGAAAAACAGGCTCTTGCTTTTCATAGAGGATAATTTGCGGACTTTCATGTCTAATTTTAGAGCGTTCTGCCAGGGCATTTGAAATATCCCGGTTTCGGAGGACATCAATAAAACCTACCTTGGCTTCGGGATGTTCTCTTTGGAATTCCTGAACTTCTTGAATCGCAAGATGGCAGAGGCTGCATCGATCGCTATGTTTATAAAAATAAACGCTTTGATGGGCGCTTTCTTGCAAGAGCGCGTTTAGCTCACTTAGTGTTTCAATTTTTTTCATGAACGGATTTCTCTTTTAATGGCCCTTTATTATTATCTTCAAACTCAGCCATCTCTTCTTCAAAACGACCCATTTGCCTAAACTTTAGATAGCGTTGCTCGATAAGAAGAGGGAGTGAAATCCTCTTTAACATTTCAATTTTGTCTTCGATAAAGCGACTAACTTCTTTATAGGTTGCTTCGACATCATGATGCGCGCCGCCTAAAGGTTCTTCAATAATTTCATCAATTACCCCATATTCCAAAAGGTCTTCGGCATTTAACTTTAAAGCTGTCGCAGCTTCCTTATTTTTAGTCGGGTCTTTCCAAAGAATTGAAGCGCAGCCCTCAGGTGATATTACAGAATAATAGGAATGTCTTAACATGCCGATCACATCGCCAACTCCCATGCCAAGGGCGCCGCCTGATGACCCTTCACCAATGAGTAAGACAATGATTGGAGTTTGCAGTAGGGCCATTTCTTTTAAGTTATAAGCGATGGCGGAACCTTGTCCTCGCTCTTCAGCCTGTAAACCCGGATAGGCACCCGGCGTATCTAGAAGGGTAATCACCGGTAAATTAAACTTCTCGGCTAATTTCATTAATCGAAGCGCTTTTCTAAACCCTTCGGGGCTTAACATTCCAAAATTTCTTTGCAGCCTGGACTCTGTGTCATTCCCCTTTTCCTGGCCTATAATCATGCAATGCCTTTTGCCGATTTTAGCAAGCCCTCCAATGACAGACTTATCATCCCCATATAATCTATCGCCGTGAAGCTCCTGAAAAAATTCAGTAATATTATTAATATAGTCAATGGCTCGAGGACGTCTTGGGTGTTTGCAAATTTGGATACGCTCCCAAGGGGTCAGTTCCGAGTAAACTTTTTGCTTTAAATTGATAAGCTTCTGTTCAAGCTTTTGGATTTCCTGATTAAAAAGAGGGTTGTTTTGATTCTGCTTTTTTAAATGTTCAATGGTTTTAATATATTCCTGAATTTGCTTTTCGTGAGGCAAAGTGTCCATATTGACCTTATGTTAGTTTCATCCTGGAAACAAATAGTTTTATTTTTCTTTACCCGGCAGCTTCGCGTCAAAAAAGTCTTTCACAAGCAAGACGTAAGAGGGCTTTGTGATAATAATAGAAAAGAGTTCCTCTATGTCTTCGCTTGCAAGCCGAACGCATCCGTCGCTTTCATATTTTCCAATGCAGCTTTTGTCTTCAACAAGCTCTCCTTTTTCATTTTCTATCCAAGGAGCTCCATGAAGGCCAAACCCTTTGGCTTTATAGGGATCGCCGTCGATTTCTTTTTCAAAAGGAATCCATCGCGTTCCAAAAACACGGATCATTTCTGTTTTCTCGCCATTAAATAAGCCTTTTTGCTTAGGCTTGTAAATCGCTATTTTTTCTCCTAACTCAAAGGCGCCGCTTGGCGTTAGTAAACCTGAAGAGGTGCTTCCATCAGGTCTTCCAAGGCCTACTGAATATTGCTTCAGCAAAACTCTCTCATCATCACCTTTGTCGTAGTAGTAAAACCACATTTTCGAGCGGGATAAATCGATGACAAGATAAAAGGAAATGTCTTTGTCGCGTTTAAAAACATTAAAGCGATCGCCAATCGCCAAATCTTGCTTAAAGTAATCGGGCTTGCCATGAAGGCTTCTTGCGATAAAGTGCCTTGATGTTTTGTAGTGGCTAGCATAGTCTGAAAGCCAAGCGGGACGACCTTTCAACCAATCCACATGGCTTTTGTACGTGATCGTTTCAACAATCGGTAACTTTGGCTCCGTTTTTCGAAAGAGCTCATGAACCCGGTCTGCTTGAGGCAAAATCACCTCTTTCACAGCCTCTTTTACTTCTGCTTCTTCGAGATGAGCATTTGAAAGAGTAATCGCTGCCGGGTCTTTTTCTTTCTCAACAGGACGAACTTCATCGAAAAGCTCGACCACAATGGCAGATCCCGGTTCATCAATTTTTTGAACTTCAGGATTTTTGCTTTTATTAAAAAAGGACAGGATTCCGATTAGACTGAACAGTCCCAATATGAAGATAAGAAAAAGTTTTTGGAGACTCACGGGGCAACCTTTTTGTTGACTTAAGTGTCTAAAAAACAAAAGATAGCTTGAAAATGAGTTTTTAAAAGACTCGTTTAAAAAATCAGTTTTTCCATGCTTTATTTGTTTTTTCATCCTTAGGGTAAAGCAAACTTTTAGAAATTGGTTTTTCCTTACGATTTCTCGTTATACCAAATTTCTAAAGTGTTGATTTTACTCAAAAGAAGAATTTATATCAAAACGAGTTGAAGAACTTTTTTCGATTGGAGCTAAAACAAAAAAACATGCAGTCAAGAAACTTTCTCTTGCCGCATGTCTCTTTCGAAAATGCCCAATTGATAAGGAACTTTTTTGCCTTCATCAGATATGAATAGGCTCTAGCTCGTCAATTTCAATCAACTTTCGCATTTTTTTACCGGGCGTGAATTTAACTGCTAATCTTTCTGGGATAACAATGGGCACTGCCGCATTTTTTGGATTGCGTCCGATTTTTTGTTTACGCTTTACCACTTCAAAAACGCCAAAATCTCTAAACTCAAGCCTGTCCCCTTGTGAAAGACTATTTGTCATTTTGTCGAGGAAAGCTTGAATGACATGCCGCACATCACTTGGGTGAATCCCTTTTTCTTGCGCGATTGAATTGATCAATTTCTTTTTTGTCATTGTGCTTTTCTTGCTCGTAGTTGTCATAGGGTGTCAAACTCCTTCTTCCTTATTATTGCAAACATCTTCGAGAATTCATAAAAAACTGTATCATCGATAAGCTTTCAACATTGATTAAAATATTCATTTGCATAAATCAAGTTTTAAATTCGAGTTTTGGAAAAAATTTTAAAATTTCCCATTCTTTTGTTACAACTCTCAAATCCATAAACTGGACAATTGCAAATTGATAGGCTTCATAATAAACATCAAACTTTTCGTTTCAAGAACATTGTTGACTTTACACTTGAAATTTTAATTTTATAGAGGAAAAGCGCTTAAATTTTTTTTTGCTTCACTAACATTTTCTGTTTTTTTCCAAGAGTGACCACAACAAAGCGATTGCCTATAAGATCTTCAGTTTGAATGACTTTCTCTTCATCATTAATTTTTTTGTTATTTAATGAAACGCCGCCCTCGCGAATCAAGCGTCTTGCCGCACTTTTACTTGGCCGAAGTCCGCTATCTGCGATCAAATCGATTAACTTCGAGCCTACCAAAAGCTCCGGCTCGAAATAGGGCATGTCTTTCATAGCTATTTCTAAAGAATCAGCATCTAAAACAGTCTCTGAGCCTGGGGCCGCAGCTTTCGTTGCTAAAAGAGCCTTCTCAAGCC
This DNA window, taken from Criblamydia sequanensis CRIB-18, encodes the following:
- the queC gene encoding 7-cyano-7-deazaguanine synthase QueC; this encodes MKKKAVVIHSGGMDSSICLALAIEKHGRENVLSLSFFYNQRHTEEVNQAALISKDWKVDHIELPIDCLQEITESALIGKSQAIQHDKGKEANTLVVGRNGLMIRLASIHAHFLGAKEVYTGVIELDGKANGYRDCTREYVDLLEKILRMDFDDDSFEIKTPLVFLTKKETLEVAHQMGLLDYLLQNTITCYEGVKWAGCKKCPSCLLRNQGLKEFKKDHPEFQLPFSLD
- a CDS encoding ABC transporter ATP-binding protein — encoded protein: MINLLRVAFGKKKHRMLCAFSLIFMCLLTVASQVEIVTIGFIARKGPSFFELFSSQERGSLDRVSKEEVLKNWTLIDKDGKGVITKESASEFLASKKNKDFLEKIFFKLEKKFDLGNNLIFLAVLIALSAIFKALMIFAHRYTTKLIAISISQDLRKSYFDHIQVMPMSFYQKYNLGSLSNRVVSDSYIISEAINACLMNFFQTPFTIVTTLILCFLTSWKLSLFIFLGLPLIVFPIYFLAKRVKKISKQILKEQELFASTLIDFISGIQTIKSFTMEDFSKAKYAAQNNELARLERKSAKYDLLSRPVVHTIGMLFLSSTIIMGLYVYQMNVSEILIYCGFLYLFYEPIKKFAEENNHIQRGIAASDRLQEVLSLAPEEEKKEETHEFKEFKDTLSFENVWFRFNEEWVLKGLNFSVKKGETVAIVGPTGCGKSTALGLLSRLYDPEKGDIRIDGVSIKGYSRKSIRENVAVVPQKPFIFVDTVAKNIAFGRSFSESAIKFAAQEAEAHEFIESLPKGYATELLEAGKNLSGGQQQRLTIARALIKPAPFLVLDEATSSLDALSEHKIKKALSTLKGKVTQIIVAHRLSTIQDADKIIYMEKGVKVAEGTKDELLVSCQNFRLMWNMLHQKEVGEAL
- the ytxJ gene encoding bacillithiol system redox-active protein YtxJ, which codes for MKKIETLSELNALLQESAHQSVYFYKHSDRCSLCHLAIQEVQEFQREHPEAKVGFIDVLRNRDISNALAERSKIRHESPQIILYEKQEPVFHTSHSKITKEELERHYKS
- a CDS encoding acetyl-CoA carboxylase carboxyltransferase subunit alpha — encoded protein: MDTLPHEKQIQEYIKTIEHLKKQNQNNPLFNQEIQKLEQKLINLKQKVYSELTPWERIQICKHPRRPRAIDYINNITEFFQELHGDRLYGDDKSVIGGLAKIGKRHCMIIGQEKGNDTESRLQRNFGMLSPEGFRKALRLMKLAEKFNLPVITLLDTPGAYPGLQAEERGQGSAIAYNLKEMALLQTPIIVLLIGEGSSGGALGMGVGDVIGMLRHSYYSVISPEGCASILWKDPTKNKEAATALKLNAEDLLEYGVIDEIIEEPLGGAHHDVEATYKEVSRFIEDKIEMLKRISLPLLIEQRYLKFRQMGRFEEEMAEFEDNNKGPLKEKSVHEKN
- a CDS encoding L,D-transpeptidase, which codes for MSLQKLFLIFILGLFSLIGILSFFNKSKNPEVQKIDEPGSAIVVELFDEVRPVEKEKDPAAITLSNAHLEEAEVKEAVKEVILPQADRVHELFRKTEPKLPIVETITYKSHVDWLKGRPAWLSDYASHYKTSRHFIARSLHGKPDYFKQDLAIGDRFNVFKRDKDISFYLVIDLSRSKMWFYYYDKGDDERVLLKQYSVGLGRPDGSTSSGLLTPSGAFELGEKIAIYKPKQKGLFNGEKTEMIRVFGTRWIPFEKEIDGDPYKAKGFGLHGAPWIENEKGELVEDKSCIGKYESDGCVRLASEDIEELFSIIITKPSYVLLVKDFFDAKLPGKEK
- a CDS encoding HU family DNA-binding protein; translated protein: MTTTSKKSTMTKKKLINSIAQEKGIHPSDVRHVIQAFLDKMTNSLSQGDRLEFRDFGVFEVVKRKQKIGRNPKNAAVPIVIPERLAVKFTPGKKMRKLIEIDELEPIHI